The Malaclemys terrapin pileata isolate rMalTer1 chromosome 5, rMalTer1.hap1, whole genome shotgun sequence genomic interval ACACGTTGACAGGAATCAGAAATTAGTCCTTTCCATTCAGGTACTGGAACCAGTACCACAGGGGCAGGTTTGGATCTAGGAATTTTATCCAAACCTTCCTAAAATCTGGCAATATGTGAACTCAAGAGTCTGCTTTTGGCCTGTCTTTGGAGTTCTAATAAATTCGATACTGTCAATAAATATTTACTAGGCAAGAATATAGTGTGTATAtcaaaaatcatttttcaaaTAGTCTTTAGAAATATCTGAAACTCCTAAGCTGTAGTCACAATTATGAAGGGTGGGAATGCTCTCTCTGAGAACTGACATTTTGCCCAGAGAGTCTGAGGATATAGGTTAAATTATCTCAAATCTTTCTTTGAAAACAGACCTCGTCTTTGAAAATCATCTACTTTTGTCATGCAAATACTAAGCTGAATGCCTCTTTTCTCAAACCACATCATCAAACTGTCAGGATGCCATCTTCCTTTATGAGTgttcatctttttttattttatttaagataaGTGCGTATCTTAAAAGTGATTTCCATTTATTTGTAATTGATTATTAGAGTATTTCATAATGTTACAACTACAATCAAGTGCATTTTTACTGTAACATCAGTGGTGTTTTATTATTAGTGTGTCTCTTACAATTATGATTACACTGTAGGGAGAGGACATGATTACTTTTTTTCAGTGGCTCACTCTGGTCACTTGAATGTAGATTCTACCTCATAATATTTAGCCCAAACAGAAGTCTATTCAAACAGGGTCTTGCGGACTTCCACTTCATTCTAGCCACTACCATTTTCTCCTATAAACAccaagggctagattctcagctgcacCCAGCTTCCACAGGCTGTTGCTAAGGGGGTGGAAGAAAGGAACTAGTTGCTGTTCCCTGATCTTGtggctggttctccacttgccCCAGTGTAACTTAGAACAGCCTAGAGGCTGTTCTAAAGTTTGTCAGCTAGTAATAGCACCTAAGGGGCTATCTGCCAGCCAGGAATTGCTGGAGCACTGTGTGATCTGGCCATCCCATTCCTGCTCTATcataatctagggttaccatattctgagcctccaaaaggaggacactccactgggccccgccccaactccgccccctcccctgcttcccgcgaacatttgattcgtgggaagcctgaagcaggtaaggagggtgtggggggaggaggcgcggcccaggctggccccgctggcgtttccagcctgggtcggctcgggccctggggtgccggcccctggcccgcccagcactgccagtccccggcccggcccccggacccccggccgagcaccccctggccccaccgGCCCCCGGTCGAACACccctggcccgctcagcaccccccagcaccccccggcctgctcagcaccccccagccccgccggccccccggcccgctcagcaccccccggcccggcccccagccgaacacccccccggctccgccgGTGCTCGGCCCCCCCGACCCCcctggtccccggccccgccggcgctcaGCTCCTCCGGGTTCCGACGCTCGGTGTCCCCGGCACCCCCAGCGCTCGGCCCcaccggcgctcggtgcccccagtccccggcaccgccggcacCTGGCCCCCCTGGCCCCCCGGTCCCCGGCACcaccggcgctcggtgcccccggtccccggcacccccggcgctcggccccgctggcccccggcgctcggcgcccccggtccccggcaccgctggcgctcggccccgctggcCTCTGGTCCCCGGCACgctcggcgcccccggcccccctggtccccggcccccggcccagcaccgccgcccgcatgtcccgattttcccggacatgtccggctttttgggatttccccccggatggggatttggagcccaaaaagccggacatgtccgggaaaatccggacgtatggtaaccctaccataatCCTAAACTGGAGGCTCCAGAAAGGTGGCATAGAAACCAGTGCTGCAAACTCTGTGCCAGCTGGGAACTCTCCCATGCCAAGGAAATCCTCACATAGGGAGATCTGCCTGTTCCCAACCCCTTTGTCTTCTAGATGTCTGTAATCAGGGGGCCAAAGTCACCCCGATGTAATCACTAACATCAAAGGAGATAAACAGGGAGGAATGTGACCCCTAGTCTTCAGTCTCTAGCAAACAAAGCAGCAGCCTCTGAAGCCAGCAGCTGTGTTGCTATATGGTTAGACCCAGAGAGGATGCCTAGGTGTGGGACTATCTTGTTCCTTTGGCCTGTGGAGCCCACACAAGTGAGCATAGCTAGTAACCCTCAGTGAGTGGTGCCGGAAAATGCATTTGCTGCCTCACATTTATAGAGAGGATGGTGATTGTCAGATTTGAATAGAACAATTGGCCAAACTCAGCAGGAAGAATACAGACCTACTGGTCCCAGCCATAAAAATATTCTAAGTATCACCACAGCTGGTTGGGTGGGGTGTTAATTTACCTAAACCAATCTGAATCTAAAAAGTTCAAAGAACTTTGCTCAGTTCAAAGAACAGGCTGAATTTCAAGCCTCTTTAttctccccacccacctcccaacAGGTTTGCCCAACCTAGTAATTATACTAACCTGCACCAGGTTTAATGGTAACTGGATTGACAGCAGACAACTCCAAATTGGGTACAAGCTCATATCCTTTTTCTTGCTGTTTTCCTTTCCCTTCGTGGTATCTGCTATATATGCCACGGCCTGCAGAATATCCCCCCAGATAAGAGCCTCTGGGGCCAGGGGCTCTGTTGCCAGCTGCACCTCGCCCTCTGCCTCTTATGCTGCCTGCTTATAATAACAACATAACAAAATGAGGATGAATAACACAGTAACAGCAATGGGGGAAATGCTTACCACCCCCACATATAGGCATTTGGATAGTAATAAGCTTGCTGAAGTTAGAATAGCTGAATTTGAATCACTCTGTTCTTGAAAACAAAGGGAATCTTGCTCAAATCAGGAATGCACAATCAGACAACGCATTTTCTGTTGTTCGTAGTATTATTCCTTGCATGACTAGATTTTAGTGGTTTAGTTCAGACTTTGGTATTCTCTGGAATTTATTAATAATGTTGAATTTATATCAGCAATTTCGCACACATTACTATTGTGCTTTTGGTCCTGTGATGTAGTGGTAGTTTTATGACAGGTTGTCTGGGTATTCAGACCAGGGGTGATGGAATTTTCCTAAAAGCGGGGGGAGAGggcatgaggccccacccctgcccatggccccactcctgcccctcctcttcccccccaaagccctgtctcctggccaagccggaagccagagccaggctggggaaCCCGGGCCCCTCCACCTGCTCGGGGTGAAGGGCTCTAGAGCAGCCCCTAGCCCATGTCCCTGCCTCTTGGGCCTCCCTCTGAGGACAGATGGAGGGtccgcagctccccacagctgcacaCATGGCTCTTACCCTGACTTGGCTTTGGCTtctggcctgggggcagggcctcgggggccGATGAGCTGCAGCCaagccatggtaagagccacccgGGCAGCCGTGAGGAGCAGGAGACCTGAGGGACATGAGCTGGGGGATGCTTTCAGGGCCCTCCACCTCAGGCAGGGTCTGCAGCTCCCTACAGCTGCcgaggcctgggggtgggggggggaagaggagaagcagggggctgggtctgtggcaaaaagtgggagggccatggccccttgcCCACCCCCTGTTCTGGTGCCTCTGATTCAGACATGCAATTAACTGATTCCTAGTGCAGAAATAGTTACAGATATAAATCCGGAGATTGAGTTGAGGCTGGAACTTTTGACCAGTTAGGGTTTACAAATATTTCTGTATTTATATAGGTGGTAAAATAATAAGCTCATGCTTACTGTTAAATTGAACTTGGctggaaaatacattttcagaatttCAGTAAATTATATTCTCTGTAATGATAGTACAAAACCACTTGCAATTACAAATGTCAGTTATAATTGTTGGAATTTAAGCCTGAACGATTACTTTTTGgttaatttttaatatatagaATTCAATAACAATTAAATTCCAATAATAAGGAAAATACTTCTAACTTGaatagcacctttcatcaacAGATCTCAAAGCTTTTCATAAAGGAGGGTACAGTATGATCAGTTTTTTTTACAGATGCAGTAACTGAGGCATAGATAGTTATGGCTAAGGTTTTCAAAGGCATCCTGTAATTTTGGATGCCTATTTTGAGACACCTacgatctgatttttcagagcacccagcgctgaagtcaaagggaggtGCAGATGTACAACACTCTGGATAATTAAGACTCAAGAAGTCTGGTACTCAAACTATAGGAAACTTCTGTTGCTTGCCCAGAGTAATACAACAGTAATAGAAGTCAGATCTCCTGACACCCAGTCCTGTGTTCTGTCCACTAGTGCACCCCTACCTTACACCTGTCTTAGAAAGGGATTgtcaaaagaaaaatatcttcAATATACTAGCATTAATAAAATAAGACAGAGTATAATTATGATGAACTGTGCTGCAAAAGTAAGTTcagaaatgtaaatgtaaaacatGTCAGCTGTTACCTATTTAAGACAGATTCATGGCCCCTCCTTGAAAGCAGAGCTGGCAATAATGCCCCCTAATTATACCATGTTCAACTGTGCTTACTAACCTTTCACAAAGTAATCTCGGTTGGGACCGATGAGAGCATTGTATGGATATCCATAATACGCTAGTGTGTATGGATCGCAAGAGTAAACATAGTTGGGTTGCTGAGTtacttctgttgttgttgttgctcctCCTTTAGCTGCTTTCTGATAACGAGTGTACTGCTCTTTGTCTACTGGTTTGGCCAAGGTAACTTCCAGGCATGAGCCTTCAAGTTCAGTGCCATTGAGGTTGTTCATGGCGTGAACTGCGTCTTCTCTACTTGTAAAGTGCACAAAGGCATAATCACGTATTTTTTTAACCCGTTCTACGCAGCCAGGGTTAAACTGGCCAAAGATCTTTTTAATTGTATCCTCTGTGGTTTCAATCATTAAATTCCTCACATACAGGATTTTAACAGTCTCCATTACATCTTCATCAACATCTATCTCTGGTTCTGCCCAATCAACAGCAATTTGGTGGCCCCACAGTTGGATTCTCCCAGGCATCAGCTTTCTCCTCGCCATTGCGGCTGCTCGATGGCTTTCATACTCCACAAAGGCGAAGCCTCTATTTTTCATCTTGTCTGCTGCACTCGCATACACAATGACGTCTAGCACGCCCTCTGTCACCTTGGAGATCTCTTCTAGTATTTCCTCTCTCTTCTTCATCTTGGGTATACCTCCAATGAACAGCCTGCAGTTATCCACACTGCAGCAAACACCTAGAAGCCTACCAGGACGGATTTCGTAGTTGTTCAGTTCTCTGACGGCACGTTTGGCTTCATGCTTGTGTGTGTACATAACAAAAGCATAACCCCGATTTTTCCCATCAAAGTCCATCATCAGGCGCATTTCATAGATACGTCCTACGGACTCAAACACAGGCACTAGCTCGTCTTCGTACACATCACGGGGAATTTTACCAACAAAGACTTCACAGCCACGAGGAgggtgcaacccctcccagccaggtGGTGGCCCACCGTACTTGCGCTGACCGTTCTCTTGAATCATGGTATATCCAGTACGCTCCATGAGTGCCAACAGAGCAGCCTCATTAGGTGCACCAGCGACACCTTCGGGAACTTTGGTTGTAGACATGTTGGAGGAGTCGTTACTCATCCTAGCAGTGGAATCCTCAGCTGTCATTATGTCAAAATCATTCAAAGTGTACTGAAACCTAAACAAAGAGAGGGGAAAGTAGGACATTAATTAGCTGTTGTTAACATGACAGGAATCTGACTTTTTTCTGCAGTTTATGTGCAAGTTTATTTTTCAAGATCAGGACAACTATTAAATACAAAACCATAAAAATTAAATAGCAAATATACTCTCCTGCATGCAATGGATACTGGCCCAGGAAACTCCCTGAGATGAGTTTCCTTCAAATCTTCCCCTCGTATGAGAGAATCTAAAAGGGGTATGGAGGAAGGTGGTGGTCCAACTTCCCATGAACTATGCAGGTCTTGTTCTTGCACCCTGTCCGTGCAAAATTCCACTCTGAGGTGAGTATAGGCACGTAACCTGGGTGAATGCTGCTTCAAGTAGTTACTTGGACTATGTCTACATGAGAGCTTACAGCAacgcagctgtaccaatgcagctgtgccgctgtaagatctctcatgtagctgCCCTATGCTGGCGGGAGAGTGCTTTCCCGTTGACATAATTAAAtcacccccaatgagtggcggtagctatgtcagcgggaaaAGCTGGTGTAACTTATATCGCTCAATCGCTTATATCGTTGTTTTTCACACTCTAAGCAACATAAGTTttactgacataagtggtagtgtagacatggcactCGATACAGATAGCTTCTGCCACAGGAGGGAAGGATACCACGGAGAACAGCGGCCACCTGGATCCTCAAAATCCAATGGAGCCTGATCGTCTGGTAAAAAGGGGCTACTGCTGGATCAGAAAATGAGTGATCCTACAGAACCAGCATTCCCCATTTCCATGGTTCCCTGCTGGAATCCTCGCTATCAGTGTACCCTATACTCATGATCAATTAGGTATTAAGTAATTTTACAGCAAAATATGGGCAAGGCTTATTAAGCACTGGAAGCAGTACTTGT includes:
- the RBM47 gene encoding RNA-binding protein 47 isoform X2 produces the protein MDLKGIPLPSCLWEGRESERAQEHTRFQYTLNDFDIMTAEDSTARMSNDSSNMSTTKVPEGVAGAPNEAALLALMERTGYTMIQENGQRKYGGPPPGWEGLHPPRGCEVFVGKIPRDVYEDELVPVFESVGRIYEMRLMMDFDGKNRGYAFVMYTHKHEAKRAVRELNNYEIRPGRLLGVCCSVDNCRLFIGGIPKMKKREEILEEISKVTEGVLDVIVYASAADKMKNRGFAFVEYESHRAAAMARRKLMPGRIQLWGHQIAVDWAEPEIDVDEDVMETVKILYVRNLMIETTEDTIKKIFGQFNPGCVERVKKIRDYAFVHFTSREDAVHAMNNLNGTELEGSCLEVTLAKPVDKEQYTRYQKAAKGGATTTTEVTQQPNYVYSCDPYTLAYYGYPYNALIGPNRDYFVKGSIRGRGRGAAGNRAPGPRGSYLGGYSAGRGIYSRYHEGKGKQQEKGYELVPNLELSAVNPVTIKPGAVAIPAIGAQYSMFQAAPAAKMMEDGKIHAVEHMINPIAVQQDPASVAAAAAAAAAVIPAVSTPPPFQGRPITPVYTMAPNIQRIPAAGIYGASYVPFAAPAATTATIATLQKNAAAAAAAAAAYGGYAGYIPQAFPTATIQVPIHDVYQTY
- the RBM47 gene encoding RNA-binding protein 47 isoform X1; the protein is MDLKGIPLPSCLWEGRESERAQEHTRFQYTLNDFDIMTAEDSTARMSNDSSNMSTTKVPEGVAGAPNEAALLALMERTGYTMIQENGQRKYGGPPPGWEGLHPPRGCEVFVGKIPRDVYEDELVPVFESVGRIYEMRLMMDFDGKNRGYAFVMYTHKHEAKRAVRELNNYEIRPGRLLGVCCSVDNCRLFIGGIPKMKKREEILEEISKVTEGVLDVIVYASAADKMKNRGFAFVEYESHRAAAMARRKLMPGRIQLWGHQIAVDWAEPEIDVDEDVMETVKILYVRNLMIETTEDTIKKIFGQFNPGCVERVKKIRDYAFVHFTSREDAVHAMNNLNGTELEGSCLEVTLAKPVDKEQYTRYQKAAKGGATTTTEVTQQPNYVYSCDPYTLAYYGYPYNALIGPNRDYFVKAGSIRGRGRGAAGNRAPGPRGSYLGGYSAGRGIYSRYHEGKGKQQEKGYELVPNLELSAVNPVTIKPGAVAIPAIGAQYSMFQAAPAAKMMEDGKIHAVEHMINPIAVQQDPASVAAAAAAAAAVIPAVSTPPPFQGRPITPVYTMAPNIQRIPAAGIYGASYVPFAAPAATTATIATLQKNAAAAAAAAAAYGGYAGYIPQAFPTATIQVPIHDVYQTY
- the RBM47 gene encoding RNA-binding protein 47 isoform X3; this translates as MTAEDSTARMSNDSSNMSTTKVPEGVAGAPNEAALLALMERTGYTMIQENGQRKYGGPPPGWEGLHPPRGCEVFVGKIPRDVYEDELVPVFESVGRIYEMRLMMDFDGKNRGYAFVMYTHKHEAKRAVRELNNYEIRPGRLLGVCCSVDNCRLFIGGIPKMKKREEILEEISKVTEGVLDVIVYASAADKMKNRGFAFVEYESHRAAAMARRKLMPGRIQLWGHQIAVDWAEPEIDVDEDVMETVKILYVRNLMIETTEDTIKKIFGQFNPGCVERVKKIRDYAFVHFTSREDAVHAMNNLNGTELEGSCLEVTLAKPVDKEQYTRYQKAAKGGATTTTEVTQQPNYVYSCDPYTLAYYGYPYNALIGPNRDYFVKAGSIRGRGRGAAGNRAPGPRGSYLGGYSAGRGIYSRYHEGKGKQQEKGYELVPNLELSAVNPVTIKPGAVAIPAIGAQYSMFQAAPAAKMMEDGKIHAVEHMINPIAVQQDPASVAAAAAAAAAVIPAVSTPPPFQGRPITPVYTMAPNIQRIPAAGIYGASYVPFAAPAATTATIATLQKNAAAAAAAAAAYGGYAGYIPQAFPTATIQVPIHDVYQTY
- the RBM47 gene encoding RNA-binding protein 47 isoform X4, whose translation is MDLKGIPLPSCLWEGRESERAQEHTRFQYTLNDFDIMTAEDSTARMSNDSSNMSTTKVPEGVAGAPNEAALLALMERTGYTMIQENGQRKYGGPPPGWEGLHPPRGCEVFVGKIPRDVYEDELVPVFESVGRIYEMRLMMDFDGKNRGYAFVMYTHKHEAKRAVRELNNYEIRPGRLLGVCCSVDNCRLFIGGIPKMKKREEILEEISKVTEGVLDVIVYASAADKMKNRGFAFVEYESHRAAAMARRKLMPGRIQLWGHQIAVDWAEPEIDVDEDVMETVKILYVRNLMIETTEDTIKKIFGQFNPGCVERVKKIRDYAFVHFTSREDAVHAMNNLNGTELEGSCLEVTLAKPVDKEQYTRYQKAAKGGATTTTEVTQQPNYVYSCDPYTLAYYGYPYNALIGPNRDYFVKVAIPAIGAQYSMFQAAPAAKMMEDGKIHAVEHMINPIAVQQDPASVAAAAAAAAAVIPAVSTPPPFQGRPITPVYTMAPNIQRIPAAGIYGASYVPFAAPAATTATIATLQKNAAAAAAAAAAYGGYAGYIPQAFPTATIQVPIHDVYQTY